The following are from one region of the Klebsiella aerogenes genome:
- a CDS encoding DNA-binding transcriptional regulator YciT: MNARQQSILQMVIDKGRMSVADLAKMTGVSEVTIRQDLNSLEKQSYLRRTHGFAIPLDSEDVETRMMTHFAIKRELATRAATLVAAGETIFIENGSSNALLARTLAERGDITIITVSSYIAHLLKETPAEVILLGGIYQKRSESMVGPLTRQCIQQVHFSKAFIGIDGWQAETGFTGRDMMRADVVNAVLDKNCEAIVLSDSSKFSMVHPYPLGPIGRFNRIITDNNLSETIRQQLAARGLAVDIVNPA, encoded by the coding sequence ATGAACGCCCGACAACAAAGTATTTTGCAAATGGTCATCGACAAAGGCCGCATGAGCGTTGCCGATCTGGCCAAAATGACCGGTGTCTCCGAAGTCACCATTCGTCAGGACCTGAACTCGTTGGAAAAGCAAAGCTATCTGCGCCGTACTCACGGTTTTGCCATTCCGCTGGATAGTGAAGACGTTGAAACGCGGATGATGACCCATTTCGCCATTAAGCGTGAACTGGCCACCCGAGCCGCTACGCTGGTCGCGGCTGGAGAGACCATATTCATCGAGAACGGCAGCTCAAACGCGCTACTGGCCCGCACATTAGCCGAGCGCGGCGATATCACAATCATTACCGTCAGTAGCTATATCGCGCATCTGCTGAAGGAAACACCTGCCGAGGTGATTCTGCTGGGCGGCATATACCAAAAGCGCAGCGAGAGTATGGTTGGTCCGCTGACCCGTCAATGTATTCAGCAGGTACACTTCAGCAAAGCGTTTATCGGTATTGACGGCTGGCAGGCGGAAACCGGCTTCACCGGCCGCGACATGATGCGCGCCGATGTGGTTAACGCGGTTCTGGATAAAAACTGCGAAGCTATCGTGCTGAGCGACAGCTCTAAATTCAGCATGGTTCACCCCTATCCACTGGGGCCAATAGGCCGTTTCAATCGCATCATTACCGATAATAATCTGAGCGAAACCATCCGTCAGCAGCTGGCGGCCAGAGGCTTAGCCGTCGATATCGTTAACCCCGCCTGA
- the osmB gene encoding osmotically-inducible lipoprotein OsmB: MTSMSKKMAAAVLVVTVAMSLSACGHWSKRDRNTAIGAGAGALGGAVLTDGSTLGTLGGAAVGGIIGHQVGK; this comes from the coding sequence ATGACTTCAATGAGCAAGAAAATGGCTGCGGCCGTACTGGTTGTGACTGTAGCAATGTCTCTGAGCGCTTGCGGACACTGGTCTAAACGCGACCGTAATACCGCCATCGGCGCAGGCGCTGGCGCACTGGGCGGCGCGGTATTAACCGACGGCAGCACCCTGGGTACCCTCGGTGGCGCAGCGGTTGGCGGCATCATTGGCCACCAGGTTGGTAAATAA
- the yciH gene encoding stress response translation initiation inhibitor YciH, translating to MSDANSRLVYSTDSGRIDEPKATPQRPKGDGIVRIQRQTSGRKGKGVCLITGIELDDDALAKLAAELKKKCGCGGSLKDGVIEIQGDKRDLLKSLLEAKGMKVKLAGG from the coding sequence ATGAGTGATGCTAACAGTCGTCTGGTCTATTCGACCGACAGCGGACGCATTGACGAGCCGAAAGCAACGCCGCAGCGGCCGAAAGGCGATGGCATCGTGCGCATTCAACGTCAGACCAGCGGGCGCAAAGGGAAGGGCGTATGTCTGATTACCGGCATCGAGTTGGATGACGATGCTTTGGCTAAGCTGGCTGCCGAGTTAAAAAAGAAATGCGGCTGTGGCGGTTCGCTCAAAGATGGCGTGATTGAAATTCAGGGCGATAAACGTGATTTACTGAAATCGTTGCTGGAAGCCAAAGGCATGAAAGTAAAATTAGCCGGCGGCTAA
- the pyrF gene encoding orotidine-5'-phosphate decarboxylase produces the protein MTSTATSSPRVITSSPVVVALDYDNRDKALAFVDRIDPRDCRLKVGKEMFTLLGPQFVHDLHQRGFEVFLDLKFHDIPNTTARAVAAAADLGVWMVNVHASGGARMMTAAREALLPFGKDAPLLIAVTVLTSMEASDLQDLGITLSPADHAAKLAALTKRCGLDGVVCSAQEAVRFKQELGQAFKLVTPGIRPQGSDAGDQRRIMTPEQAQEAGVDYMVIGRPVTQSADPAATLASINASLKQGA, from the coding sequence ATGACGTCTACTGCTACCTCTTCTCCTCGCGTTATTACATCCTCTCCCGTCGTTGTTGCGCTTGATTACGATAACCGCGACAAGGCGCTAGCCTTTGTCGACCGTATCGATCCGCGTGACTGCCGGTTGAAAGTGGGTAAGGAAATGTTCACGCTGCTGGGGCCGCAGTTTGTTCACGATCTACACCAGCGTGGCTTTGAAGTGTTTCTCGATCTGAAATTCCACGATATCCCGAATACCACCGCCCGCGCGGTAGCGGCCGCAGCCGATCTTGGCGTGTGGATGGTGAATGTCCATGCGTCCGGCGGCGCGCGAATGATGACCGCCGCTCGTGAAGCGTTGCTGCCATTTGGTAAAGATGCGCCATTGCTGATTGCGGTCACCGTACTCACCAGCATGGAAGCCAGCGACTTACAGGATCTCGGCATTACGCTTTCCCCGGCCGACCATGCGGCGAAACTGGCGGCGCTGACTAAACGCTGCGGTCTTGACGGCGTGGTCTGTTCCGCTCAGGAGGCGGTGCGTTTCAAACAGGAATTGGGTCAGGCGTTTAAATTGGTCACCCCGGGTATTCGTCCGCAGGGCAGCGATGCTGGCGACCAGCGCCGTATTATGACTCCGGAGCAGGCGCAGGAAGCCGGTGTTGATTATATGGTGATTGGTCGTCCGGTCACTCAGTCTGCCGATCCGGCGGCAACGCTGGCCAGCATTAATGCTTCTTTAAAACAGGGGGCGTAA
- the lapB gene encoding lipopolysaccharide assembly protein LapB, translated as MLELLFLLLPVAAAYGWYMGRRSAQQSKQDDANRLSRDYVAGVNFLLSNQQDKAVDLFLDMLKEDTGTVEAHLTLGNLFRSRGEVDRAIRIHQSLMESAALTYDQRLLAVQQLGRDYMAAGLYDRAEDMFKQLVDETDFRLSALQQLLQIYQLTSDWQSAIEVAERLVKMGKEKHRSDIANFWCELALQQMASNDLDKAMTLLKKGASADRNSARVSIMMGRVWMEKGDYAKAVESLERVIGQDKELVGETLEMLQTCYQQLGKHEEWEAFLRRCVEENTGATAELMLAQIIEQQEGAEAAQSYVTRQLERHPTMRVFHKLMDYHLNEAEEGRAKASLGVLRNMVGEQVRSKPRYRCQKCGFTSHTLYWHCPSCRSWATIKPIRGLDGQ; from the coding sequence ATGCTGGAGTTGTTGTTTCTGCTTCTTCCCGTTGCCGCAGCATATGGATGGTATATGGGGCGCAGGAGCGCACAACAGTCCAAACAGGACGATGCTAATCGCCTGTCGCGTGATTATGTGGCGGGGGTTAACTTTCTGCTGAGCAACCAGCAGGATAAAGCCGTGGATCTGTTCCTCGATATGTTGAAAGAGGATACCGGTACCGTTGAAGCCCACCTGACGCTTGGCAACCTGTTCCGTTCGCGCGGCGAAGTAGACCGCGCTATTCGCATTCACCAAAGTCTGATGGAGAGCGCTGCGCTCACCTACGATCAGCGTCTGTTGGCCGTGCAGCAACTGGGGCGTGACTATATGGCCGCTGGCCTCTATGACCGCGCGGAAGACATGTTCAAGCAACTGGTGGATGAAACCGACTTCCGTTTGAGCGCCCTGCAGCAGTTGCTACAAATTTATCAGTTGACCAGCGACTGGCAGTCCGCCATTGAAGTCGCCGAACGACTGGTAAAAATGGGCAAAGAGAAGCACCGCAGCGACATCGCTAACTTCTGGTGCGAACTGGCGCTGCAGCAGATGGCCAGCAACGATCTGGATAAAGCCATGACGTTGTTGAAGAAAGGCGCATCTGCAGACCGCAACAGCGCGCGCGTCTCTATCATGATGGGGCGGGTGTGGATGGAAAAAGGCGACTACGCGAAAGCGGTAGAGAGCCTGGAGCGGGTGATCGGCCAGGACAAAGAACTGGTGGGCGAAACCCTCGAAATGTTGCAAACCTGCTACCAGCAGTTAGGTAAGCACGAAGAGTGGGAAGCGTTTTTACGCCGTTGTGTGGAAGAGAACACCGGTGCGACGGCGGAACTCATGCTGGCGCAGATTATTGAGCAGCAAGAAGGCGCCGAAGCCGCGCAGAGCTACGTTACCCGCCAACTGGAGCGCCACCCGACGATGCGTGTGTTCCATAAGCTGATGGACTACCACCTCAATGAGGCGGAAGAAGGGCGTGCGAAGGCGAGCCTTGGGGTATTGCGCAACATGGTTGGCGAGCAGGTACGCAGCAAGCCGCGCTACCGCTGCCAGAAGTGCGGCTTCACCTCCCATACGCTGTACTGGCACTGCCCGTCCTGCCGTTCGTGGGCGACTATCAAGCCAATTCGCGGCCTTGATGGTCAGTAG
- a CDS encoding LapA family protein — translation MKYLLIFLLVLAIFVISVTLGAQNDQLVTFNYLLAQGEFRISTLLAVLFAAGFVIGWLICGLFWLRVRVSLARAERKIKRLEQQIAPATVTPADASVPAVKE, via the coding sequence GTGAAATATTTACTTATTTTCTTACTGGTGTTAGCTATCTTCGTCATTTCCGTGACGTTGGGTGCGCAAAACGATCAACTGGTCACGTTCAATTACCTGCTTGCACAGGGCGAATTCCGTATTTCTACGCTGCTGGCGGTGCTATTTGCTGCTGGCTTCGTTATCGGCTGGCTGATTTGCGGCCTGTTCTGGCTGCGCGTGCGCGTATCGCTGGCGCGCGCCGAACGCAAAATCAAACGCCTGGAGCAGCAGATTGCGCCGGCGACCGTCACGCCAGCTGACGCCAGCGTCCCTGCGGTCAAGGAATAA
- the pgpB gene encoding phosphatidylglycerophosphatase B: MLLIARRTAVGAALLLVMPITVWLSGWQWRPGHAQAWLKMWYWVTETVTQPWGMITHVVLCGWFLWCLRFRLRAALVLFLILGAAILAGQGIKSWIKDQVQEPRPFVIWLERTQQVPVAQFYELKRKERAKLVHEQLAEEPAIPGFLRKHWQKETGFAFPSGHTMFAVSWALLGVGLLWPRRRWATIGVLLVWATAVMGSRLALGMHWPQDLMMATGLSWLLAMAAIWLTQRVCGPLTPPLDAAEGIKKRAT, encoded by the coding sequence ATGCTGTTAATTGCCAGAAGGACCGCTGTTGGGGCGGCACTATTGCTCGTTATGCCGATTACGGTATGGTTATCCGGCTGGCAGTGGCGGCCCGGACACGCGCAGGCGTGGCTGAAGATGTGGTACTGGGTGACTGAAACCGTGACCCAGCCGTGGGGGATGATTACCCATGTGGTTCTATGCGGTTGGTTTTTGTGGTGCTTACGCTTCCGTCTGCGCGCGGCGCTGGTGCTGTTTTTGATCCTCGGGGCGGCCATTCTGGCGGGCCAGGGGATAAAATCGTGGATCAAAGACCAGGTGCAGGAACCGCGGCCGTTTGTTATCTGGCTGGAAAGAACTCAGCAGGTTCCCGTGGCGCAATTCTATGAGTTAAAACGTAAAGAACGCGCTAAACTGGTGCATGAACAGCTGGCGGAAGAACCGGCGATACCTGGGTTCCTGCGTAAACACTGGCAGAAAGAGACCGGCTTCGCATTTCCGTCCGGGCACACTATGTTTGCCGTCAGTTGGGCGCTGCTGGGCGTCGGGCTGCTGTGGCCGCGTCGGCGCTGGGCGACTATCGGCGTGTTGTTGGTGTGGGCGACGGCGGTGATGGGGAGCCGCCTGGCGTTAGGGATGCATTGGCCGCAGGATCTGATGATGGCGACGGGGCTGTCCTGGCTGTTGGCGATGGCGGCGATCTGGCTCACGCAGCGTGTTTGCGGTCCGTTAACGCCGCCGCTCGATGCGGCGGAAGGTATCAAAAAACGCGCAACCTGA
- the ribA gene encoding GTP cyclohydrolase II, with product MQLKRVAEAKLPTPWGDFLMVGFEELATGQDHVALVYGDISGQSPVLARVHSECLTGDALFSLRCDCGFQLEAALSHIAEEGRGILLYHRQEGRNIGLLNKIRAYALQDQGYDTVEANHQLGFAADERDFTLCADMFKLLGVDQVRLLTNNPKKVEILTEAGINIVERVPLIVGRNPKNEHYLDTKAAKMGHLLNK from the coding sequence ATGCAGCTTAAACGTGTGGCAGAAGCCAAACTGCCAACCCCCTGGGGCGATTTCCTGATGGTGGGCTTTGAAGAACTGGCAACCGGGCAGGATCATGTCGCGCTGGTGTATGGCGATATTTCGGGGCAATCCCCGGTACTGGCTCGCGTACACTCCGAATGTCTGACGGGCGATGCCCTTTTTAGTCTGCGTTGTGATTGCGGTTTTCAACTGGAAGCGGCACTGTCGCATATCGCGGAAGAGGGTCGCGGGATCCTGCTTTATCATCGTCAGGAAGGCCGCAACATCGGCCTGCTGAATAAAATCCGCGCCTACGCCCTACAGGATCAGGGTTACGATACCGTCGAAGCTAACCACCAGCTCGGCTTTGCCGCCGATGAACGCGACTTCACGCTGTGTGCGGACATGTTCAAACTGCTCGGCGTCGATCAGGTACGTTTACTGACCAACAACCCGAAGAAGGTCGAAATCCTGACCGAAGCCGGGATCAATATCGTTGAGCGCGTGCCGCTGATCGTCGGGCGCAACCCGAAAAACGAACACTATCTGGATACCAAGGCGGCCAAAATGGGCCATCTGCTGAACAAGTAA
- the acnA gene encoding aconitate hydratase AcnA, with amino-acid sequence MSSTLRAASKDTLQVKDKTYHYYSLALAAKQLGDLSRLPKSLKVLLENLLRWQDGDSVTEQDIQALAGWLEKAHADREIAYRPARVLMQDFTGVPAVVDLAAMREAVKRLGGDTAKVNPLSPVDLVIDHSVTVDRFGNENAFEDNVRLEMERNHERYVFLRWGQQAFSRFSVVPPGTGICHQVNLEYLGRAVWSEQQDGEWVAYPDTLVGTDSHTTMINGLGVLGWGVGGIEAEAAMLGQPVSMLIPDVVGFKLTGKLHEGITATDLVLTVTQMLRKHGVVGKFVEFYGDGLDSLPLADRATIANMSPEYGATCGFFPIDAVTLSYMRLSGRSEEQVALVEAYAKAQGMWRQTGDEPVFSSTLALDMGTVEASLAGPKRPQDRVALGDVPKAFAASNELEVNQARKARQPVDYTLNGQQYSLPEGAVVIAAITSCTNTSNPSVLMAAGLLAKNAVERGLKPQPWVKASLAPGSKVVSDYLAHAKLTPYLDELGFNLVGYGCTTCIGNSGPLPEPIEEAIKKGDLTVGAVLSGNRNFEGRIHPLVKTNWLASPPLVVAYALAGNMNIDLTREALGVGKDGKRVYLKDIWPSGDEIACAVQQVSTEMFHKEYAEVFEGTEEWKAIEVDRSDTYDWQDDSTYIRLSPFFDEMGVEPKPVEDIHGARILAMLGDSVTTDHISPAGSIKLDSPAGRYLQEHGVARGDFNSYGSRRGNHEVMMRGTFANIRIRNEMVPGVEGGMTRHLPDAEPIAIYDAAMLYKAEGTPLAVIAGKEYGSGSSRDWAAKGPRLLGVRVVIAESFERIHRSNLIGMGILPLEFPQGVTRNTLQLSGEEQIDISNLQSLQPAATVPVTITRTDGKQEVVNCRCRIDTATELTYYQNDGILHYVIRNML; translated from the coding sequence ATGTCGTCAACACTACGAGCAGCCAGCAAGGATACGCTACAGGTCAAAGACAAAACCTACCATTACTACAGTCTGGCGCTGGCCGCGAAACAACTGGGCGATCTCAGCCGACTGCCCAAATCCCTGAAAGTCCTGCTCGAAAACCTGCTGCGCTGGCAGGACGGTGACTCGGTAACAGAACAAGACATTCAGGCCCTGGCCGGTTGGCTGGAAAAGGCGCATGCCGACCGTGAGATTGCCTATCGTCCGGCGCGCGTGCTGATGCAGGATTTCACCGGCGTACCGGCGGTGGTTGATTTGGCCGCCATGCGCGAAGCGGTAAAACGGCTGGGCGGCGATACGGCGAAAGTGAATCCGTTATCGCCGGTTGACCTGGTGATTGACCACTCGGTCACGGTGGACCGCTTCGGTAATGAAAACGCCTTCGAAGATAACGTGCGTCTGGAAATGGAACGTAACCACGAACGCTACGTCTTCCTGCGCTGGGGGCAGCAAGCCTTCAGCCGCTTCAGCGTCGTACCGCCGGGAACCGGGATCTGCCACCAGGTGAATCTTGAATACCTCGGCCGCGCCGTCTGGAGCGAACAACAGGACGGCGAGTGGGTGGCCTACCCGGATACGCTGGTTGGTACCGATTCACACACCACCATGATTAACGGCCTCGGCGTACTCGGCTGGGGCGTCGGGGGGATTGAAGCGGAGGCCGCGATGCTCGGCCAACCGGTATCGATGCTGATCCCTGATGTCGTGGGTTTTAAATTGACCGGCAAACTGCACGAAGGGATCACGGCGACTGACCTGGTGCTGACCGTGACTCAGATGCTGCGCAAACACGGCGTTGTCGGCAAGTTTGTTGAATTCTATGGCGATGGTCTGGATTCTTTACCACTTGCCGACCGCGCCACTATTGCCAATATGTCGCCGGAATACGGCGCGACCTGCGGTTTTTTCCCGATTGATGCCGTAACTTTAAGCTACATGCGCCTGAGCGGGCGCAGCGAAGAGCAAGTTGCATTGGTTGAAGCTTATGCCAAAGCGCAGGGGATGTGGCGTCAGACGGGCGATGAACCGGTATTCAGCAGTACGCTGGCGCTGGATATGGGCACAGTAGAGGCCAGTCTCGCGGGGCCTAAACGTCCGCAGGACCGCGTCGCATTAGGCGATGTGCCAAAAGCCTTTGCCGCCAGCAATGAACTGGAAGTCAATCAGGCGCGTAAAGCGCGCCAGCCCGTTGATTATACGCTGAACGGTCAGCAATATTCACTGCCGGAAGGGGCGGTGGTGATTGCGGCAATTACCTCTTGTACTAACACTTCCAACCCGAGCGTGCTGATGGCTGCTGGCCTGCTGGCGAAAAATGCCGTTGAGCGCGGCCTGAAACCGCAACCGTGGGTTAAGGCCTCCCTGGCGCCGGGGTCAAAAGTGGTTTCCGATTATCTGGCGCATGCGAAGTTAACGCCGTATCTCGATGAGTTGGGCTTCAATCTGGTGGGCTACGGCTGCACGACCTGCATCGGTAACTCCGGGCCGCTGCCTGAACCTATCGAAGAGGCGATCAAAAAAGGCGACCTGACCGTCGGTGCGGTGCTTTCTGGTAACCGCAACTTTGAAGGCCGTATCCATCCGTTGGTCAAAACCAACTGGTTGGCATCGCCGCCGCTGGTGGTAGCCTATGCGCTGGCCGGCAATATGAATATCGATTTGACCCGTGAAGCGCTCGGCGTTGGCAAAGACGGTAAACGGGTGTACCTGAAGGATATCTGGCCAAGCGGCGACGAGATCGCCTGCGCGGTTCAGCAGGTATCCACCGAGATGTTCCATAAAGAGTATGCTGAAGTTTTTGAAGGCACCGAGGAGTGGAAAGCCATTGAGGTTGACCGCTCGGATACCTATGACTGGCAGGATGATTCCACCTACATTCGGTTATCGCCGTTCTTTGATGAAATGGGCGTTGAACCGAAGCCGGTGGAAGATATCCATGGCGCGCGGATCCTGGCGATGCTTGGCGACTCGGTGACCACCGACCATATCTCACCGGCGGGAAGCATCAAGCTGGACAGCCCGGCGGGACGTTATCTACAAGAACACGGCGTCGCGCGCGGTGATTTCAACTCCTATGGTTCACGGCGCGGCAACCATGAAGTGATGATGCGCGGCACCTTTGCCAATATTCGTATCCGCAACGAAATGGTGCCGGGAGTGGAAGGGGGGATGACGCGTCATCTGCCGGACGCAGAACCGATCGCCATCTATGATGCGGCCATGCTGTATAAAGCCGAAGGTACGCCGTTGGCGGTGATTGCGGGTAAAGAGTATGGCTCCGGCTCCAGCCGCGACTGGGCGGCGAAGGGCCCGCGCCTGCTTGGCGTGCGCGTGGTGATTGCCGAGTCCTTTGAGCGTATCCACCGTTCGAACCTGATCGGTATGGGGATATTACCGCTGGAGTTTCCGCAGGGCGTCACGCGTAACACGCTACAGCTGAGCGGTGAGGAACAGATCGATATCAGCAACCTGCAGTCGCTGCAGCCGGCGGCAACGGTTCCGGTCACGATTACCCGCACCGATGGTAAACAAGAGGTGGTTAACTGTCGCTGCCGTATCGATACCGCGACTGAACTGACCTACTATCAGAACGACGGCATCCTGCACTACGTGATTCGCAATATGCTGTAA
- the cysB gene encoding HTH-type transcriptional regulator CysB, which translates to MKLQQLRYIVEVVNHNLNVSSTAEGLYTSQPGISKQVRMLEDELGIQIFARSGKHLTQVTPAGQEIIRIAREVLSKVEAIKSVAGEHTWPDKGSLYVATTHTQARYALPGVIKGFIERYPRVSLHMHQGSPTQIAEAVSKGNADFAIATEALHLYDDLVMLPCYHWNRSIVVTPDHPLASKGSVSIEELAQYPLVTYTFGFTGRSELDTAFNRAGLTPRIVFTATDADVIKTYVRLGLGVGVIASMAVDPVSDPDLVKLDANGIFSHSTTKIGFRRSTFLRSYMYDFIQRFAPHLTRDVVDTAVALRSNEDIEAMFKDIKLPEK; encoded by the coding sequence ATGAAACTACAGCAACTCCGCTACATCGTTGAGGTTGTTAACCATAACCTGAATGTCTCCTCCACCGCCGAAGGACTGTATACCTCGCAGCCCGGCATCAGCAAGCAAGTACGCATGCTGGAAGATGAGCTGGGAATTCAGATTTTTGCCCGCAGCGGTAAACACTTAACTCAGGTCACTCCAGCGGGGCAGGAAATTATCCGCATTGCGCGCGAGGTGCTGTCCAAGGTTGAGGCAATTAAATCGGTGGCAGGGGAGCATACCTGGCCGGATAAAGGTTCTCTGTACGTCGCCACGACCCACACTCAGGCTCGATACGCGCTGCCGGGCGTGATTAAAGGCTTTATTGAGCGTTATCCACGCGTCTCTTTGCATATGCATCAAGGGTCGCCGACGCAGATTGCAGAGGCGGTATCGAAGGGTAATGCTGATTTTGCCATTGCCACCGAAGCGCTGCACCTGTATGACGATTTGGTGATGCTGCCGTGCTACCACTGGAACCGTTCGATTGTGGTTACGCCGGATCACCCGCTGGCGTCTAAGGGCTCGGTGTCGATAGAGGAGCTGGCGCAGTACCCATTGGTGACTTATACCTTCGGCTTTACCGGCCGTTCTGAGCTGGATACCGCGTTTAATCGCGCCGGGCTGACGCCACGGATCGTCTTCACTGCCACCGATGCCGATGTCATTAAAACCTACGTACGTTTGGGGCTGGGCGTGGGGGTTATCGCTAGCATGGCGGTGGATCCGGTCTCCGACCCGGATCTGGTGAAGCTTGACGCCAACGGCATCTTTAGCCATAGCACGACCAAGATCGGTTTCCGTCGCAGCACGTTCCTGAGAAGTTATATGTATGATTTCATTCAGCGTTTTGCACCGCATTTGACGCGAGATGTGGTGGATACGGCGGTTGCGTTGCGTTCAAATGAAGACATCGAAGCGATGTTCAAAGATATAAAACTGCCGGAAAAATAA